Sequence from the Salinicoccus sp. Bachu38 genome:
CCTATTACTGAAACTGAATTCAAGTTCGGAGAAGAGGAACTGCGCTTCGGCGGCAATTCCACTGAAATCAATGGTACGCACATCGAAGACCTTCTTGAAACGCTCAGAGAGCGGGAAGTCCACAGCGACAGGGAAGTCATCACAGTCTATCCCGTCCACTTCAAGGTGGATGACCTCCATGAAGTGATGGATCCGAAGGAAATGATGGCAACACAGTCGCTGTTCGTCCGGGCGGGCATCATCCTGATGAACAGGACGATACTGATGAACGCAGTCAAATGTGTCGAAGATGCAGGCCTGACCGTACTCGACGTCTATTCCGACGCGGTCAACTATCAGCATGTACTGAGCGAGTCCGAAGTAGAGCTTGGCGGCGTGGTCATCGACATCGGTGCAGACCTGACACAGTTCGGCCATTATGAACGCGGCACACTGAAGTATGCAAGCAGCATCCCGGTCGGCGGCAACCATATTACAAATGACCTGTCGGAAGCATTCAACACGACTTTCGAAGCAGCAGAAAAAGCGAAGCAGCAGTACGGCCATGCCTTCTATGACCTCGCATCATCGGAGGATGTCGTCAGGCTGCCGCAGCGGGATGGGGAACCGGATATCGAAGTGACCCCGAAGGACCTTGCGGACATCATCGAAATGAGACTGGAAGAAATGTTCATGACCGTCTTCGAGGCGTTGCAGGAGCAGCGCATCACGAAGGTCAATGGCGGGTTTGTCGTCACGGGGGGCACAGCAAACCTCCTCGGGGTGAAAGAACTCCTCCAGGATCTCGTCTCCGAAAAGATCAGAGTGCATATCCCAAACCAGATGGGTGCACGCAAGCCAGAATTCTCAAGTGTCATTTCCACAGTATCCAGTGGAATTATGTTTGATGAACTCCTTGAGTATGTTACAATTGATAATTATGATACGGAGTCGAAAAATACTGTAGATACAAGCGATGGAGAGGCCTCAGGAAGCTTCTTCACAGGTCTTTTCAACAAACGCAAAGAGCAGAATACCCGCCAGCTGGAATCAGGGGAGACATACAAGTATCCGCCTGAAGAATCCCGCGAGGGGAACCCGGGTGAAGAAGAGTATTCCGACTACGCATATGATGAAGAGCGCTCGGATGAAACAGTCACC
This genomic interval carries:
- the ftsA gene encoding cell division protein FtsA, with translation MKEHYYVALDIGSASVKAVVGEKFHDGVNIIGTGQTFTDAISKGKIKDFDLARNAIIDTVKKAKISSGVDIDEVFLKMPITETEFKFGEEELRFGGNSTEINGTHIEDLLETLREREVHSDREVITVYPVHFKVDDLHEVMDPKEMMATQSLFVRAGIILMNRTILMNAVKCVEDAGLTVLDVYSDAVNYQHVLSESEVELGGVVIDIGADLTQFGHYERGTLKYASSIPVGGNHITNDLSEAFNTTFEAAEKAKQQYGHAFYDLASSEDVVRLPQRDGEPDIEVTPKDLADIIEMRLEEMFMTVFEALQEQRITKVNGGFVVTGGTANLLGVKELLQDLVSEKIRVHIPNQMGARKPEFSSVISTVSSGIMFDELLEYVTIDNYDTESKNTVDTSDGEASGSFFTGLFNKRKEQNTRQLESGETYKYPPEESREGNPGEEEYSDYAYDEERSDETVTRRSEETRQGEQKDYRGYMKKLFKNLFE